A segment of the Capnocytophaga sp. ARDL2 genome:
CATTGATAATGAGTAGTTTACCTTTGTCATACGTACGAATCCATTCATCATAGCGTTCGTTGAGTTTGTTAAGGTAGTCTATCGAAATATTGTTTTCGTATTCTCTGCCTCTTTTTTGGATTTGACCTACGAGATTGGGAACGGAACTTTTTAGATAAATCAACAAGTCGGGAGCACCTACAAAACCTTCCATTAGGTCGAAAAGTTGTCTATAATTTTGATAATCTCTATTGGTCATTAATCCCATACTGTGAAGGTTGGCTGCAAAAATATAGGCGTCTTCATAAATCGTACGGTCTTGAATCGTCGTTTTTCCGCTGTTTTTCATATCGAGGATTTGGCGAAAGCGACTGTTTAGGAAATAAATTTGTAGATTGAAAGACCAACGATCCATCGAATGATAAAAATCATCGAGGTAGGGGTTGTCCACCACATCTTCGTAGTGAGCTTCCCATTTATAATGTTTTGCTAGTAAGCCTGTTAGAGTAGTTTTACCAGCACCAATATTTCCAGCGATTGCAATTTGCATTATCCAATAGTTTTTTTGTCAAATAAAAAGATATTTTTCAGTTGGTAAAGTTAGGTATTTTTTAGGAGAAATAGAAATGGAGTAGAGGAAATGTAGATTGAATTTAGATGCCATAACTCAACTTAAAAATCAAAACTTCTTTACCTTTTACAATGCTCAATTGATTATTGAAAATAGAAAAACGATTCATCGTACTATCAAAATCGGTAATAATCAATTTTTTATCTTGTTCGATATTCCAAGCGATGATTTTACCCTTTACTTTTCCTATTACCCAATTATGGTCAAAACACAAAATTTCTTCAAAATCTTGTGTTATTTCTATTGTTACAATTCTTCCATAAAGGTCTATTTCGGTGATATCGTTGCTATTTTGAATGTAAAAGTTTGAAGCGTCGTTGTAAAATTTACTGTTTAGCACATCTATACCGCTGTACAATTTTTTCATCTCTTGATTGGTGGTTGTGTATAAAAACAATTGCCCTGAAATTTCATCAACTATCCAAAAGTCTTTCAAGCGATTGACACCGACAAATATAGGTTTTATCTCTGGAAATAGTCGCTCGAAATCTATAGAATATTTTTCTGTCATACGATTGTCTAAAATCACTACAGTTGAAAACTCTTTGTAAAACAACAAGATATCCAAATTGTTTTTCAAATCTATCGTTTCCAATTTTCCTAAAAAAGGATTGGCGTATTGATAATAAAAATGTTCGGATTTTACGGCTTCTACTTTGTTGTAATAAATGATGTATTGCGTATCGAAATAATCGTGTTTTAGATCGAGTGCATCATTGGGCAACGACAAGATTTTTTCTTGAGCAAATAGCGAAAAATTGATCAATAAAAAGGCTAACAATCCTCTCATTTTTTTGTGTATTCTATAATTTCAAACGAATACTTGTGTTTATCGTCTGTTTCTTTTTTTGTTAAATGGGTTTTGTGATAGTCATTTTCGTCAAATTGTGGAAAAAAGGCATCGCCATCCAACGAGGTGTTTACCCAAGTAATATACAATGTATCGGCAAAAGGAAATACCAAGCGATAAATTTCTGCTCCGCCTATGACGAATACTTTTTCTAAATTTTGTTCTTTGCAATACTCCAAGGCTTCATCTATCGAATGCACCAAAACGACACCCTCTGAAACTTGATAATTTTTATCACGACTGATCACCACATGCGTACGATTGGGCAATAGTTTAGGAAAACTCTCAAAAGTTTTTCGTCCCATAATGATATGATGCCCTGTTGTAGTTTGTTTGAAAAATTTAAAATCTTCGGGTAAATGCCAAAGCAAATCGTTGTCTTTTCCAATTACATGGTTTTTTGCTACCGCTGCTATTAATGCTACTTGCATTTGTTGTTTTTTTATATTTCCTTGTAAATGTACTAAAAAAAATACACAAAAAGATTGTCATATTGCTGACAATCTCATTTTTTATTGAATGTTATTTATCTTCTTTCAATCGGTTGTGTAGAGCTTTGAAATATTGAAAAGCCTTGAACAATCGAGTTCCGTACCATGAAAAGAATTCGTTTTCTACAAAAACGGTTTTGGCGTGGTGGGTGACTCTACCGATTTCAAAGGCGTGTTCTTCTTGAAAATCACAAGGTTCTTTGGCTAAAAATACAATCTCTGGATCGCCTTGAATACGCATTTTTCGGATTTCTACTTCGGGATAAGCCTCGCTATGATTGTCGTAGATGTTTTGAAATTTGTTGAGTTGCAACATATCGTTGATAAAACTGTTTTTTCCAGCTGCTATATAGGGTTCTCGCCACAATAAATAAGCAACTTTTTGCACAGGAATATCAGCTACAAAATGTTTGAAATCGTCTAAAGCAAATTGGATTTTGTCTTTCCATTTTTTTGCATCGGTTTTCTTCTTGAAGATTTCACCAAAAGCATCCAATGTTGATAAAACATTTTCTACTGTAAGAATATTTGTGATAAATACAGGGCAAATTCCCACCAATTGCTTGAGTTCTTCTACATTGTTTTCTAACGCATTTGCCAAAATCAAATCGGGTTTGAGTGCTTTTATTTTTTCGCTGTTAAATCCTTTGGTACTTCCCACTACCACTTTGGTTGAAAGTAGATGATAAGGGTGTTTGCAATGCTCGGTTATCCCAATAATATGTTCTTCTAATCCCAAGTCGTACAAGGTTTCTGTAAGTGAAGGTACTAACGATACGATACGTTTGGGTACTTCTGAAAAATTATGAAAAGTACCGTTGCTGTCGAGTATTAGGTTCATGATTTTATTACTTTTTAAGTAAAGAATGTTGTTTTCTACCTCACAAACACCAATTTCTTGTCTGTAGAGCGATCTTCGTCTATGAAATATCCTTCGTAATGAAAGGCTTTTACATCATCGAGGGTTTGAGCATTGGTTTCGGCACAATAGCGTACCATCAATCCTCTGGCGTGTTTGGTATAGACTACAATGGTTTTGGGTTTGCCTGATTTGATTTCTTGAAAATCAAAATCTATCACATGTGCGTGTAATTTCTTTTTATATGTGGCTTTGAAATATTCTGTACTTGCCAAATTGAGCAACAATTCGCCTTTTTTGGTTTCTTTGTTGATTTGAGTAGAAAGTTTTTCTTGCCAAAATTCATAAAGATTTTTGTAGGTTTCAAATGCAAAATTTCTTCCCATTTCTAAACGATAAGGCATAATGATATCAGATGGTTTTAGTAATCCATACAAACCTGATAACATACGATAATTTTCTTGCAAATAATCCAAGGCGTCGGTAGAAAGTGTATGTGCGTCCAATCCGCGATATACTTCTCCTGTAAACGAAAATAACGCTTGGTTTGATTCGTCTTCTTTTGGTTTGGCTTTCCACTGTTGGTTTCGTTGCCAATTTTCGTTTGCCAATTTATCCGAAATCTCCATCAATTCGCTGAGAAATGCTGGTGATTTTTCTTTTAGATAGGATTGTATTAATGTAGCTTCTTTGATGAACTTTGGTTGCGTCGGCTTATAATGGTCCGATTTTTTGTCTATAGACATCAATTTTGCTGGTGATGTGATGATTTTCATTAGTTTTAGAGATTTAGGAATTAGAGATTAGAAATTATAAGTGAGTAGTGATAAATTAGAAAAATGTTTAATCATCAAATTATCATATTTTCAAGTTTTTAAATTTAGAAATCTTCAAATTTAAAATTAACACATTGGTTACTCCTCCGCTATTTGAATCAATTTTTTCTCGTCGATAATTTTGATTTTTTTTCCAGAGAGTTCGATTACACCTTCTTTTTTTAGTTCAGATAGCAATCGGATACAACTTTCGGTAGCGGTGCCTACATAACTGGCAATATCGTCGCGTGACAATTGTAATGAAATAAAACCTTCTCGGTCGTAACCTTTGATGTTTTTCATTTCGAGTAGTGTGTTTGCCAAGCGTTCTTTTACTGTTTTATGGGTATGACTAATGGCAAAATCTTCGGCACTTTTCAATTGATTACACAATTCTTTGGTCATTTCCATCGAAAATCGAGGATTGCTTTCAAAAAATTTCAACAAATCGGTTTTCGGAATAAAACAAACGCTCATATCCTCAATGGCAATAGCACTCAAATGCGAGTTTTCGTTGGAGAAAATTGCATTTTGTCCTAACAAATCTCCTCCTTTGGTCAGTTTTAAAATCACATTTTTCCCCTGTGCATTCATTTTCACCAATTTACAAACGCCGTTTTTGATGCAATAAATTCCTTTTAGTGCATGACCTTCCTCGAAAATGGTTTCTCCTTTTCTGACTAAATAAGATTCTTTGCATTTCGATAATTGTAGTAAATCTTCTCTGGTAAGAGCTCTCAAACTACTCAATTCTCGAATTAAGCAATGTTCACATTTGTTTGTATTCATGAAAAATTCTATGTTTGTGCAAAGATAGTAAATATATGATAAATGTCATTTTTTTAGCTGTCTAACATTTGGAATTTTGCATAATTTGATTTTTAAAGCGTATGGAAACTTGCTATCATTGTGGAAATGAGGTTGTAGAGAAAGAAAGAATCGTAAAAGATGATAAAGTATTTTGCTGTTTTGGTTGCGAAATCGTGTACGATATTCTCTCTGAAAACGATATGACGGATTATTATTCGTTTGAAAAAAATCCAGGTCTAAAACCTCAAACACAATTGGAAAAGTTTCAATATTTAGATAATGAAGATATTGTAAATCAGATTATTGACTTTAAGGAAGGAGAGGTTTGTATTGTGCATTTGTACATTCCTCAAATTCATTGTAGTTCATGTATTTGGGTGTTGGAACACTTACACAAATTGAATGCAAATATTGGTTTTTCACAAGTAGAATTTTCCAAAAAAACGGTAACAATCCACTTCAATCCTGATAAAATTTCACTAAAAGAAATTGTTTTACTTCTTTGTAAATTGGGATACGAACCATACATCAGTTTAGATAAATCAGAGAAAAAAGTTCAATGGATCGACCGTAGTTTGATTTACAAAATCGGAGTTGCTTTTTTTGGTTTTGGGAATATTATGTTACTTTCCTTTCCTGAATATTTTGGCGTGGAAGATTTTTGGATGGACAAATACCGAAATTTTTTCCGCTATTTGAATGTAATTTTAGCAACCCCTGTATTTTTTTATTCCGCTTCTCCTTATTTTATTTCGGCATATCACAGCATCAAACGCAAAGAGTTGAATATTGATATTCCTATGGCATTGGGAATTTTGGTAATGTTTGTTCGCAGTTTGGTAGATATTTTTATCCTCGATGGTGCAGGATTTCTCGACAGTATGTGTGGATTGGTGTTTTTTATGCTTTCGGGGAAATTGATTCAACAAACCACATACAATTTCTTGTCGTTTGAGCGAGACTATAAATCGTATTTTCCTTTGGCAGTGGTGAAATTGGAAAACGAAAAGGAAATTCCTGTACAAGTGTATGATGTAAAGGAAGGGGATCGATTACTCATCAGAAACGAAGAGTTGATTCCGGTAGATGCGGTTTTGATTTCGGAAAAAGCCTATATCGATTACAGTTTTGTAACAGGTGAAGCCGTACCCGTAGAAAAAAAGGCAGGTGAAAAAATATTTGCAGGAGGAAAACAAGTGGGAACTGCTATTGAAATTGTTGCCAAAAAGAGCGTTTCTCAGAGTTATTTGACCGAATTGTGGTCGAATGATATTTTTCAGAAGAAAACCCAGCAACAATATTTACACATTACCGATCGAGCAAGTAAAATTTTCACTCCTATATTGTTGGTAATTGCCCTATTAGGATTGATTTGTTGGACAGTAATGGGAACATGGGTAGATGCGTTTAATGTATTTACGGCAGTGTTGATTGTGGCTTGTCCGTGTGCCATTGCTTTGACAGCTCCTTATACTTGGGGAAATGTGATTCGCATCATGGGTCGAAAAAAAATGTATTTAAAAAATACTGTGGTTATTGAGCAATTGTCTAAAGTAAATACGCTTGTTTTCGACAAAACAGGTACACTGACTACCACTCAAAAAGAACAAATCCACTACAAAGGAAAGGCATTGACTACTGCACAACAAGCTGATTTGAAAAGTGTAGTGAGAGCCTCGAATCATCCTCTGAGTCGTAGGTTGTACAATCATTTGCCTGAATCGGTCATTCAAGAATTGACTATTTTTGAAGAATTGCCAGGAAAGGGGATTCGTGCCAAAGTTGGAGAAAAATTATATGAAATTGGCTCTGTAAAATGGTTGAAAAAAGACAATCAACAGCAATTGAATACTTCGACGGTTTGTATAGTGATTGACGGACAATTTATAGGCGAATTTACCTTTGAAAGTCAATACCGTACAGGATTGAAATCTATGCTAAACGAATTGAAAGTAAAAGGATATGAATTGCATTTATTGTCGGGCGACAATGCAGGAGAATTGGCGTATTTGCAAAGAGAATATCCAGAAATCAGTCATTGCAATTTTGACCAAAAACCAATGGACAAATTGGAATATGTAAAAAATCTACAAGTACAAGGGAAAAATGTGTGTATGATTGGCGACGGACTCAACGATGCAGGAGCATTGGCACAGAGCAATGTTGGGATTTCTATTTCTGAAAACATCAATGTATTTACCCCTGCAAGCGATGCAATTTTAGACGCAACGGTATTTGGAAAACTACCAAATTTCCTCGATTATTCTAAGAATGCGATGAAAATCATCGGTCGCAGTTATGTCTTAGCGATTATGTACAATATCGTTGGGATTAGCTTTGCCTTATCGGGTTATTTGTCGCCGTTGGTAGCTGCTATTATTATGCCGTTGAGCACAGCCACTGTAATTGGTTTTGTATCGTTTAGTTCGTGGATTTATGGGAGGAAGGTGTAAGTTTGGAATAAAAGTGTTTTTTTATTTGGAAGCAATAAAAATAAAAT
Coding sequences within it:
- a CDS encoding deoxynucleoside kinase, with the protein product MQIAIAGNIGAGKTTLTGLLAKHYKWEAHYEDVVDNPYLDDFYHSMDRWSFNLQIYFLNSRFRQILDMKNSGKTTIQDRTIYEDAYIFAANLHSMGLMTNRDYQNYRQLFDLMEGFVGAPDLLIYLKSSVPNLVGQIQKRGREYENNISIDYLNKLNERYDEWIRTYDKGKLLIINVDKIDFVENPEDLGEIINRIDAEINGLF
- a CDS encoding dihydrofolate reductase, yielding MQVALIAAVAKNHVIGKDNDLLWHLPEDFKFFKQTTTGHHIIMGRKTFESFPKLLPNRTHVVISRDKNYQVSEGVVLVHSIDEALEYCKEQNLEKVFVIGGAEIYRLVFPFADTLYITWVNTSLDGDAFFPQFDENDYHKTHLTKKETDDKHKYSFEIIEYTKK
- a CDS encoding ABC transporter substrate-binding protein — protein: MNLILDSNGTFHNFSEVPKRIVSLVPSLTETLYDLGLEEHIIGITEHCKHPYHLLSTKVVVGSTKGFNSEKIKALKPDLILANALENNVEELKQLVGICPVFITNILTVENVLSTLDAFGEIFKKKTDAKKWKDKIQFALDDFKHFVADIPVQKVAYLLWREPYIAAGKNSFINDMLQLNKFQNIYDNHSEAYPEVEIRKMRIQGDPEIVFLAKEPCDFQEEHAFEIGRVTHHAKTVFVENEFFSWYGTRLFKAFQYFKALHNRLKEDK
- the yaaA gene encoding peroxide stress protein YaaA encodes the protein MKIITSPAKLMSIDKKSDHYKPTQPKFIKEATLIQSYLKEKSPAFLSELMEISDKLANENWQRNQQWKAKPKEDESNQALFSFTGEVYRGLDAHTLSTDALDYLQENYRMLSGLYGLLKPSDIIMPYRLEMGRNFAFETYKNLYEFWQEKLSTQINKETKKGELLLNLASTEYFKATYKKKLHAHVIDFDFQEIKSGKPKTIVVYTKHARGLMVRYCAETNAQTLDDVKAFHYEGYFIDEDRSTDKKLVFVR
- a CDS encoding Crp/Fnr family transcriptional regulator — encoded protein: MNTNKCEHCLIRELSSLRALTREDLLQLSKCKESYLVRKGETIFEEGHALKGIYCIKNGVCKLVKMNAQGKNVILKLTKGGDLLGQNAIFSNENSHLSAIAIEDMSVCFIPKTDLLKFFESNPRFSMEMTKELCNQLKSAEDFAISHTHKTVKERLANTLLEMKNIKGYDREGFISLQLSRDDIASYVGTATESCIRLLSELKKEGVIELSGKKIKIIDEKKLIQIAEE
- a CDS encoding heavy metal translocating P-type ATPase, with the translated sequence METCYHCGNEVVEKERIVKDDKVFCCFGCEIVYDILSENDMTDYYSFEKNPGLKPQTQLEKFQYLDNEDIVNQIIDFKEGEVCIVHLYIPQIHCSSCIWVLEHLHKLNANIGFSQVEFSKKTVTIHFNPDKISLKEIVLLLCKLGYEPYISLDKSEKKVQWIDRSLIYKIGVAFFGFGNIMLLSFPEYFGVEDFWMDKYRNFFRYLNVILATPVFFYSASPYFISAYHSIKRKELNIDIPMALGILVMFVRSLVDIFILDGAGFLDSMCGLVFFMLSGKLIQQTTYNFLSFERDYKSYFPLAVVKLENEKEIPVQVYDVKEGDRLLIRNEELIPVDAVLISEKAYIDYSFVTGEAVPVEKKAGEKIFAGGKQVGTAIEIVAKKSVSQSYLTELWSNDIFQKKTQQQYLHITDRASKIFTPILLVIALLGLICWTVMGTWVDAFNVFTAVLIVACPCAIALTAPYTWGNVIRIMGRKKMYLKNTVVIEQLSKVNTLVFDKTGTLTTTQKEQIHYKGKALTTAQQADLKSVVRASNHPLSRRLYNHLPESVIQELTIFEELPGKGIRAKVGEKLYEIGSVKWLKKDNQQQLNTSTVCIVIDGQFIGEFTFESQYRTGLKSMLNELKVKGYELHLLSGDNAGELAYLQREYPEISHCNFDQKPMDKLEYVKNLQVQGKNVCMIGDGLNDAGALAQSNVGISISENINVFTPASDAILDATVFGKLPNFLDYSKNAMKIIGRSYVLAIMYNIVGISFALSGYLSPLVAAIIMPLSTATVIGFVSFSSWIYGRKV